In Rhinoraja longicauda isolate Sanriku21f chromosome 39, sRhiLon1.1, whole genome shotgun sequence, one DNA window encodes the following:
- the LOC144611050 gene encoding tubulin alpha-1 chain-like: MPSDKTIGAGDDSFSTFFNETGAGKHVPRAVFVDLEPTVIDEVRTGTYRQLFHPEQLITGKEDAANNYARGHCSVGKEIVDLVLDRVRKVADLCTGLQGFLIFHSFGGGTGSGFTSLLMERLSVDYGKKSKLEFAVYPAPQISTAVVEPYNSVLVTHSTLEHSDCAFMVDNEAIYDVCRRNLDIERPTYTNLNRLMAQIVSSITASLRFDGALNVDLTEFQTNLVPYPRIHFPLATYAPLISAEKAYHEGLTVAEITNACFEPANQMVKCDPRQGKYMACCMLYRGDVVPKDVNAAIATIKSKRSIQFVDWCPTGFKVGINYQPPTVVPGGDLAKVQRALCMLSNTTAIAMAWTRLDVKFDKMYSKRAFVHWYVGEGLEEGEFQDAREDMASLEKDYQEVALDSTDLERAEEEGEE, encoded by the exons ATGCCCAGCGACAAGACCATCGGAGCCGGCGACGACTCCTTTAGCACCTTTTTCAACGAAACGGGGGCTGGCAAGCACGTCCCGCGGGCTGTGTTCGTCGACTTGGAACCCACGGTGATCG ACGAGGTGCGGACCGGCACCTACCGGCAGCTCTTCCACCCCGAGCAGCTCATCACCGGAAAGGAGGACGCGGCAAATAACTACGCCCGCGGACACTGCTCTGTCGGTAAGGAGATCGTGGACCTGGTGCTGGATCGCGTCCGGAAGGTG GCCGATCTGTGCACCGGACTTCAGGGGTTCCTCATCTTCCACAGTTTCGGCGGCGGCACTGGATCGGGCTTCACCTCCCTCCTCATGGAGAGACTCTCCGTCGACTACGGTAAGAAATCCAAGCTGGAGTTTGCCGTGTACCCGGCGCCGCAGATCTCCACCGCTGTGGTCGAACCATACAACTCGGTGCTGGTCACCCACAGCACCCTGGAGCACTCCGACTGCGCCTTCATGGTGGACAACGAGGCCATTTACGACGTGTGTCGGCGGAACCTGGACATCGAGCGGCCCACCTACACCAACCTCAATCGCCTTATGGCGCAGATCGTGTCGTCCATCACCGCCTCGCTGCGCTTCGACGGCGCCCTCAACGTGGACCTGACGGAGTTCCAAACCAACCTGGTCCCCTACCCACGAATTCACTTCCCGCTCGCCACCTACGCGCCCCTGATCTCGGCCGAGAAGGCTTACCACGAAGGCTTGACGGTGGCTGAAATCACCAACGCCTGCTTCGAGCCGGCCAACCAGATGGTGAAGTGCGACCCGCGCCAGGGCAAGTACATGGCGTGCTGCATGCTGTACCGCGGCGACGTGGTGCCCAAGGACGTCAACGCCGCCATCGCCACCATCAAGAGCAAGCGCTCCATACAGTTCGTGGACTGGTGTCCGACCGGGTTCAAG GTGGGCATCAACTACCAACCCCCGACGGTGGTGCCGGGGGGCGACCTGGCCAAGGTGCAACGCGCCCTCTGCATGCTGAGCAACACCACCGCCATCGCCATGGCCTGGACCCGCCTGGACGTGAAGTTCGACAAGATGTACTCCAAGCGAGCCTTTGTTCACTGGTAcgtgggggaggggctggaggaAGGGGAGTTCCAGGATGCGCGTGAGGACATGGCGTCGCTGGAAAAGGATTACCAAGAGGTGGCCCTGGATTCCACCGACCTCGAAAGGGCagaggaggaaggagaggagtAG
- the LOC144611056 gene encoding zinc-binding protein A33-like, with protein sequence MEQQQKEKISGVLEQSHNLQSKIASQFAELHQILTEKEQRVLADIQEEEKMILNRMKKNLGAIKENLKSIQEKLLKLQQQMDQKDSVVFLKEEAGRKRRVCDEANPLSVVDDALPIKKFNCPVSFNTIFKETSDDFKQVSVTLDVETAAPGLEVSEDRKRVRWTRTWRSLPDTGKRFTGSDCVLGSEGFTSGRHYWVVEMAGSWDWSLGVAAESVERKRPVTPAPETGVWSIGRGVDEIDALTSPPSRLPARPNPGRVGIYLSYESGTVSFYDADTKSHLHTFTGNKFTEKLYPFFEPWDGNWLRICSGSAPGV encoded by the exons atggagcagcaacagaaagagaagatttctggagttctg gaacagtcacacaaccttcagtccaagatcgcatcccagtttgctgaactgcaccagattctcactgagaaagagcagcgcgtactggcagatatccaggaggaagagaagatgattctgaatagaatgaagaaaaatcttggagctatcaaagagaatttaaaatctattcaggagaAACTCTTGaagttgcagcaacagatggatcaaaaggacagtgtggtgtttctgaag gaggaagctggtcgcaagcgaag ggtttGTGATGAAGCCAAtccactgtcggtggtagatgaTGCCTTGCCGATTAAAAAGTTTaattgccctgtttcattcaacacaatatttaaagaaacatctgatgacttcaagcaag tctccgtcaccctggatgtggaaacagcggctccggggctcgaggtgtctgaggatcggaagagggtgagatggacccggacctggaggagtctccctgacaccgggaagaggtttacaggcagtgattgtgtgctgggatcggagggattcacatcggggagacattactgggtgGTGGAGATGGCGGGGAGTTGggactggagtctgggagtcgccgcagagtctgtggagaggaagagaccggtcacaccggccccggagactggagtctggagcatcgggcGGGGGGTTGACGAgattgatgcactcacctcccctccatcccgtctccccgcccgtcccaaccccgggagggtgggaatttatctcagttacgagtccgggacagtttcattttacgacgcggacaccaagtcccatctccacaccttcactgggaataaattcacggagaaactttatcctttcttcgagccttgggatggaaactggctgaggatctgctccggttccgctccgggtgtgtaa